A section of the Suncus etruscus isolate mSunEtr1 chromosome X, mSunEtr1.pri.cur, whole genome shotgun sequence genome encodes:
- the LOC125998606 gene encoding protein BEX4-like encodes MASKEKPMMKKLSKENEDANPEKEEGKESLVPNGEESRPSGGGEGQKSGGKLGRVRRFVPSFRWALPNRQNVQNDADDVEKFAGKMMEVKRKTKEQQLKHYTRFQTPEPDNHYDFCLIP; translated from the coding sequence ATGGCGTCCAAAGAAAAACCGATGATGAAAAAGCTGAGCAAGGAAAACGAAGACGCCAATCCCgaaaaagaagaagggaaagaatcCCTTGTACCGAATGGAGAGGAATCGCGTCCTTCGGGAGGGGGTGAAGGCCAGAAatctggagggaaactggggcgtGTTAGGCGATTTGTCCCTAGTTTCCGTTGGGCCCTTCCTAACAGGCAGAATGTGCAAAACGACGCCGATGATGTCGAGAAGTTTGCTGGCAAGATGATGGAAGTGAAGAGAAAAACCAAGGAACAGCAGCTGAAGCATTACACACGCTTCCAAACTCCTGAGCCTGATAATCATTATGACTTCTGTCTTATACCTTGA